A genomic segment from Cyanobium sp. NIES-981 encodes:
- a CDS encoding HAD-IC family P-type ATPase — translation MPKVPLPAAPPGGVDPSAAADLEQAHATATPALVEALASDPERGLSGDEAQHRLRAWGPNQLHERQARPAWLRFLGQFNDPLLYTLLTVGGVKLLLGEPSEAWVIWSVTVINAVIGYVQENKAETAIATLARSVRTQVEVVRDGRRQRLASEQLVPGDVVQLEAGNKVPADLRLLAARELRVDESGLTGESLPVFKTTEPVAPDTPLADRHGMAYAGSLVTGGQALGLVVATGNATEVGQISHSLAEQVNLSTPLTRKFEGFTHTLLQLVLALAGLTFLVGVARGRTATEMFDGAVALAVGAIPEELPAIVTVILAIGVNRMARRNAIIRKLPAVEALGSTTVICSDKTGTLTQNRMTVMEIYAGGERWNLGQLWPASELEQSSGPPLPGVEPAARDPLSRNLALRETLLAGLLCNDARPSRQQGLVGDPTETALLQAAATAGLDRQQALDRHPRRDAIPFASEQQFMATLHGDQRILLKGSVEAVLSRCRAQLAADGREEPFDSAAITAAVSAMASQGQRVLAFAVGQAEPRQRQLAHEHLSGSLVFLGLQGMLDPPRPEALAAVRACQRAGITVKMITGDHRDTARWVATELGLGRGGTVQAVEGRDLEGCPAGELQELAARTDVFARVAPAQKLALVQALQARGAVVAMTGDGVNDAPALKQADIGIAMGRGGTEVAREAADMLLTDDNFATIEAAVEEGRSVYLNLRKTLAFVLPVNGGASGTILLGALLGLELPVTALQVLWLNMVCSLSLSVPLAFEPQPPRLMEQPPRPPDQPLLNGPLVRRVLMVSAFYWMLIFGVFLGVAAWGGELQLARTMAIQALVLAQVVYLLSLSQASKAGWRQWKRMPMLLGGISLALLLQVLFSQVAWMNRFFATAALSGSQWLLCALAMLAMLPVAWLGDRLDPMAGQRL, via the coding sequence GCGGGCCTGGGGCCCCAACCAGCTGCACGAACGCCAGGCCAGGCCGGCCTGGCTCCGCTTCCTCGGCCAGTTCAACGATCCCCTGCTCTACACGCTGCTCACGGTGGGCGGGGTGAAGCTGCTGCTGGGGGAACCCAGCGAGGCCTGGGTGATCTGGAGCGTCACGGTGATCAACGCGGTGATCGGCTACGTGCAGGAGAACAAGGCCGAAACCGCCATCGCCACCCTGGCCCGCTCGGTGCGCACCCAGGTGGAGGTGGTGCGGGACGGCCGGCGCCAGCGCCTCGCCTCGGAACAGCTGGTGCCCGGCGATGTGGTGCAGCTCGAGGCCGGCAACAAGGTGCCGGCCGACCTGCGGCTGCTGGCGGCGCGCGAGCTGCGGGTGGATGAATCGGGCCTCACCGGCGAATCCCTGCCGGTGTTCAAGACCACCGAGCCCGTGGCGCCCGACACCCCACTGGCGGATCGCCATGGCATGGCCTACGCCGGCAGCCTGGTCACCGGCGGGCAGGCCCTCGGCCTGGTGGTGGCCACGGGCAACGCCACCGAAGTGGGGCAGATCTCCCATTCCCTGGCGGAGCAGGTGAACCTGAGCACGCCCCTCACCCGCAAGTTCGAGGGGTTCACCCACACGCTGCTGCAGCTGGTGCTGGCCCTGGCCGGGCTCACCTTCCTGGTGGGGGTGGCCCGCGGGAGGACGGCCACGGAGATGTTCGATGGGGCTGTGGCCCTGGCCGTGGGGGCCATCCCGGAGGAACTGCCCGCGATCGTCACGGTGATCCTGGCCATCGGAGTGAACCGCATGGCCCGCCGCAACGCGATCATCCGCAAGCTGCCCGCCGTGGAGGCCCTCGGCAGCACCACCGTGATCTGCTCCGACAAGACCGGCACCCTCACCCAGAACCGGATGACGGTGATGGAGATCTATGCCGGCGGCGAGCGCTGGAACCTGGGCCAGCTCTGGCCGGCCAGCGAGCTGGAGCAGAGCAGCGGCCCACCCCTGCCGGGCGTCGAGCCCGCCGCCCGGGACCCACTCAGCCGCAACCTGGCCCTGCGGGAAACCCTGCTGGCCGGTCTGCTCTGCAACGACGCCCGCCCCAGCCGTCAGCAGGGTCTGGTGGGCGACCCCACCGAGACGGCCCTGCTGCAGGCCGCCGCCACCGCAGGGCTCGATCGGCAGCAGGCGCTGGACCGCCATCCCCGCCGCGATGCGATTCCCTTCGCCTCGGAGCAGCAGTTCATGGCCACGCTGCACGGCGATCAGCGCATCCTGCTCAAGGGGTCGGTGGAGGCGGTGCTGAGCCGCTGCCGCGCCCAGCTGGCGGCGGACGGCCGCGAGGAACCGTTCGATTCGGCGGCCATCACCGCTGCGGTGAGCGCCATGGCCAGCCAGGGGCAGCGGGTGCTGGCCTTCGCCGTGGGCCAGGCCGAACCGCGCCAGCGGCAGCTGGCCCATGAGCACCTCAGCGGCAGCCTGGTGTTCCTTGGCCTGCAGGGGATGCTGGATCCACCCCGGCCGGAGGCCCTGGCGGCCGTGCGGGCCTGCCAGAGGGCCGGCATCACCGTGAAGATGATCACCGGCGACCACCGCGACACCGCCCGCTGGGTGGCCACCGAACTGGGGCTGGGCCGTGGCGGCACCGTGCAGGCCGTGGAGGGCCGGGACCTGGAGGGCTGCCCGGCCGGGGAGCTGCAGGAGCTGGCCGCACGCACGGATGTCTTCGCCCGGGTGGCGCCGGCCCAGAAGCTGGCCCTGGTGCAGGCCCTGCAGGCCCGCGGCGCCGTGGTGGCGATGACCGGCGATGGCGTCAACGACGCCCCCGCCCTGAAGCAGGCGGACATCGGCATCGCCATGGGCCGCGGCGGCACGGAGGTTGCCCGGGAAGCGGCCGACATGCTGCTCACGGACGACAACTTCGCCACGATCGAAGCGGCGGTGGAGGAGGGCCGCTCGGTGTACCTCAACCTGCGCAAGACCCTGGCCTTCGTGCTGCCGGTGAACGGCGGGGCCTCGGGCACGATCCTGCTCGGCGCTCTGCTGGGGCTGGAGCTGCCGGTCACCGCGCTGCAGGTGCTGTGGCTGAACATGGTGTGCTCCCTCAGCCTCTCGGTGCCGCTCGCCTTCGAGCCGCAGCCCCCCCGGCTGATGGAGCAGCCGCCCAGGCCGCCGGACCAGCCCCTGCTCAACGGCCCCCTGGTGCGGCGGGTGCTGATGGTGTCCGCCTTCTACTGGATGCTGATCTTCGGGGTGTTTCTGGGGGTTGCGGCGTGGGGCGGCGAGCTCCAGCTGGCCCGCACCATGGCCATCCAGGCCCTGGTGCTGGCGCAGGTGGTGTACCTGCTGAGCCTGAGCCAGGCGAGCAAGGCGGGCTGGCGGCAGTGGAAGCGCATGCCGATGCTGCTGGGGGGCATCAGCCTGGCCCTGCTGCTGCAGGTGCTGTTCAGCCAGGTGGCCTGGATGAACCGCTTCTTCGCCACCGCGGCGCTGAGCGGCTCGCAATGGCTGCTGTGTGCCCTGGCCATGCTGGCCATGCTGCCGGTGGCCTGGCTCGGTGATCGGCTGGATCCCATGGCAGGCCAGCGCCTCTGA